A genome region from Nicotiana tabacum cultivar K326 chromosome 13, ASM71507v2, whole genome shotgun sequence includes the following:
- the LOC107819490 gene encoding GDSL esterase/lipase At2g40250-like, with product MQAKTTLFFFLIPLFNLFFQPHLTNASSTNITAIFAFGDSVFDPGNNNALPTLFRANHWPYGKDFPGQVPTGRFSNGKLTTDILVSLLGIKQLLPAYLDPKVSDKDLLTGVSFASGGSGLDELTAKENNVLSMVDQLNYFEQSLKRMQKVVGGKEAERIVEKALFMISAGTNDMLFNFYDLPTRRYISLSGYHDFLLNRLEAFVNELYKMGAKKIAVVGLPPIGCLPVQVTINSLLPSFHMFQRVCVQQQNFESQSYNKKLQALISRLRSTLSGSKLVYTDVYNPLLDIIQKPSAYGYDHILEACCGTGSLEMGPLCNEFNPTCVNPSRYLLWDAVHPTQATNEYLVHNFQRTVLPQLVD from the exons ATGCAAGCCAAAACAACCCTATTCTTTTTCCTAATACCGttgttcaatcttttctttcaaCCCCATCTAACTAATGCATCTTCTACAAATATAACTGCAATTTTTGCTTTTGGTGACTCCGTTTTTGACCCTGGCAATAACAATGCCCTTCCTACTCTTTTCCGTGCCAATCATTGGCCATATGGTAAAGACTTTCCTGGCCAAGTTCCAACTGGGAGATTCTCTAATGGGAAATTGACAACAGATATTTTAGTTTCACTGTTGGGAATAAAGCAACTATTACCAGCTTATTTAGATCCTAAGGTCTCTGACAAAGACTTGTTAACTGGAGTCAGTTTTGCTTCGGGTGGTTCAGGATTGGATGAACTTACTGCCAAGGAAAATAATGTGCTGTCAATGGTGGATCAGTTAAATTACTTTGAGCAATCCTTGAAGAGAATGCAAAAAGTTGTAGGGGGAAAGGAAGCTGAACGTATAGTTGAAAAGGCTTTGTTTATGATTTCTGCGGGAACAAATGACATGTTGTTTAATTTTTATGACTTGCCAACTCGAAGATATATTTCTTTGTCAGGCTATCATGATTTTCTACTCAATAGACTTGAGGCTTTTGTCAAT GAATTGTATAAAATGGGAGCAAAAAAAATTGCTGTGGTAGGTCTTCCACCAATTGGCTGCTTGCCTGTGCAAGTCACCATTAATAGTTTGCTACCGAGCTTTCATATGTTTCAGCGTGTGTGCGTACAGCAGCAGAATTTTGAGTCGCAGAGTTATAACAAAAAGCTTCAAGCCCTCATATCCAGGTTGCGATCTACACTCTCTGGCTCCAAACTTGTGTATACGGATGTCTACAATCCCCTTTTGGACATTATTCAAAAACCATCAGCCTACG gGTATGATCATATCCTTGAAGCTTGCTGTGGAACAGGTTCGTTAGAGATGGGGCCTTTATGCAATGAGTTCAATCCAACATGTGTTAATCCTTCAAGATATCTCCTTTGGGATGCTGTTCATCCTACACAAGCAACTAATGAATATCTTGTTCATAATTTCCAGAGGACTGTGCTTCCCCAACTTGTTGACTAA